In Spirosoma aureum, a single genomic region encodes these proteins:
- the rhaM gene encoding L-rhamnose mutarotase yields the protein MEEIAFTMKLKPGVEAEYKRRHDEIWPELSTALTEAGIRDYSIFLDRASGTLFGVQKRMEGHSATRLPELPVMQRWWQYMADLMDVNPDNSPVVQPLEPVFHLD from the coding sequence ATGGAAGAAATTGCTTTTACAATGAAACTCAAACCGGGCGTCGAAGCCGAATACAAACGCCGTCACGACGAAATCTGGCCCGAATTATCGACCGCTTTGACAGAGGCAGGTATCCGCGATTATTCAATTTTCCTGGATCGGGCGAGTGGCACCTTGTTTGGCGTCCAGAAACGCATGGAAGGGCATTCGGCCACCCGATTGCCTGAACTGCCGGTCATGCAGCGTTGGTGGCAGTATATGGCCGACCTGATGGACGTCAATCCAGATAATTCGCCAGTTGTGCAGCCACTGGAGCCGGTGTTTCATTTAGATTGA
- a CDS encoding lysylphosphatidylglycerol synthase transmembrane domain-containing protein, with translation MNNTFVRQVLPILLAIGLLWYVLKDVPLNELSAQFRQANFRWLGVAGIIIGMYHIARAARWHLTLQALGYQPSLFRTTIALLAGSMASMIIPGAGELTRCGTLQRTDGVPISQGLGSVVAERVIDLLTLVLLIGLTLFFEFKRVGQFITDLFSPLLSRMTSSGQSGVILIVLAGISILLFIFFYWLFRNQTFRQHPLSKRLGAIALNMGKGFIAIQKLKSPSLFIGLTIASYALAFLVTYILFFASSQTLSLPPSAALTILTVSSLGGIAVPTQGGVGTYHFLVSRVLMLYGMDETASVVMATFLHAAQTGFSLLFSSISFLIVPILIRQKAKQVEV, from the coding sequence ATGAATAACACGTTTGTGCGGCAGGTATTGCCGATTCTCTTAGCCATTGGTTTACTCTGGTACGTTTTAAAAGACGTACCGCTAAACGAATTATCGGCTCAGTTTCGACAGGCAAATTTTCGATGGCTGGGTGTTGCTGGAATCATCATAGGCATGTATCATATTGCCCGGGCTGCCCGCTGGCATCTTACCTTACAGGCGCTTGGCTACCAGCCTTCTCTATTTCGAACAACAATCGCTTTGCTGGCAGGTTCGATGGCTAGCATGATCATTCCTGGTGCGGGCGAACTTACCCGTTGTGGCACATTGCAACGAACTGACGGTGTTCCAATTTCTCAGGGCTTAGGCTCTGTGGTGGCCGAGCGGGTCATTGATTTACTCACGCTTGTTCTATTGATTGGGCTAACGCTTTTCTTTGAGTTCAAGCGCGTTGGTCAATTTATTACTGATTTATTCAGCCCTCTTCTATCGCGAATGACGTCCAGCGGCCAGTCCGGTGTTATTCTTATCGTATTAGCAGGAATCAGTATCCTTCTGTTTATTTTTTTCTACTGGCTGTTTCGGAATCAGACCTTTCGACAGCACCCTTTATCGAAACGATTAGGTGCTATTGCTCTCAATATGGGCAAAGGTTTTATAGCCATTCAAAAACTGAAAAGTCCCAGCTTGTTTATTGGCCTCACGATCGCGAGCTATGCATTGGCCTTCCTCGTTACATACATCCTCTTTTTTGCTTCTTCCCAAACCTTGTCACTTCCTCCGTCGGCTGCGCTAACCATTTTGACGGTGAGTTCATTGGGAGGTATCGCTGTCCCGACGCAGGGTGGCGTCGGGACCTATCATTTTCTGGTTAGCCGGGTCCTTATGCTTTATGGAATGGATGAAACAGCCAGCGTTGTCATGGCAACGTTTCTTCATGCAGCTCAAACCGGTTTTTCCCTCCTATTCAGCAGTATAAGTTTTTTAATCGTACCGATATTGATCCGGCAGAAAGCCAAGCAAGTAGAAGTATAA